The following are encoded together in the Variovorax sp. PBS-H4 genome:
- a CDS encoding 3-methyl-2-oxobutanoate dehydrogenase (2-methylpropanoyl-transferring) subunit alpha, with translation MSQGASPLRLHVPEPTGRPGHETDFSYLHLSRAGEVRRPPVEATPADTSDLAYTLVRVLDDEGRAIGPWAPDADPALLRRGLLAMMKTRTFDARMLIAQRQKKISFYMQCLGEEAIATGHALVLQQGDMCFPTYRQQGLLLARDDVPMVDLICELMSNERDPLKGRQLPVCYSMKRAGFFSISGNLATQFIQAVGWGMASAIKGDTRIASAWIGDGATAESDFHTALTFAHVYRAPVILNVVNNQWAISTFQAIAGGEATTFAARGVGCGIASLRVDGNDFLAVIAASRWAAQRARSNLGPTLIEWVTYRAGAHSTSDDPSRYRPSDDWQHFPLGDPIARLAQHLRLIGAWSEEEHRKAQSELESEVSAAVKEAERYGSLVDGHMFGAAAMFEDVYQTMPPHLQEQRRQLARFQKG, from the coding sequence ATGAGCCAGGGCGCATCCCCTCTTCGTCTGCACGTGCCCGAGCCGACCGGCCGGCCGGGCCACGAGACCGACTTCTCCTACCTGCATCTCTCGCGTGCCGGCGAAGTGCGGCGGCCGCCGGTGGAGGCCACGCCGGCCGACACCAGCGACCTGGCCTACACATTGGTGCGCGTGCTCGACGACGAAGGCCGCGCCATCGGGCCATGGGCGCCCGATGCGGACCCGGCGTTGCTGCGGCGCGGCCTGCTCGCGATGATGAAGACGCGCACCTTCGACGCGCGCATGCTGATCGCGCAGCGGCAGAAGAAGATCTCCTTCTACATGCAGTGCCTGGGCGAAGAGGCCATCGCCACCGGCCATGCGCTGGTGCTCCAGCAGGGCGACATGTGCTTTCCCACCTACCGCCAACAGGGACTCCTGCTCGCGCGCGACGATGTGCCGATGGTGGACCTGATCTGCGAGCTGATGTCCAACGAGCGCGACCCGCTCAAGGGCCGGCAGTTGCCGGTGTGCTATTCGATGAAGCGTGCCGGCTTCTTCTCGATCTCGGGCAACCTGGCCACGCAGTTCATCCAGGCGGTGGGCTGGGGCATGGCCTCGGCGATCAAGGGCGACACGCGCATCGCCTCGGCCTGGATCGGCGACGGCGCGACGGCCGAGTCCGACTTCCACACTGCGCTGACCTTTGCGCACGTGTACCGCGCGCCGGTGATCCTCAACGTGGTCAACAACCAGTGGGCGATTTCCACCTTCCAGGCCATCGCGGGCGGCGAGGCCACCACTTTTGCAGCGCGCGGCGTCGGCTGCGGCATCGCCTCGCTGCGCGTGGACGGCAACGATTTTCTCGCGGTGATCGCGGCTTCTCGCTGGGCGGCGCAGCGGGCGCGCAGCAATCTCGGGCCGACGCTGATCGAGTGGGTCACCTACCGGGCAGGGGCTCATTCCACCTCGGACGATCCTTCGCGCTACCGGCCTTCCGATGACTGGCAGCACTTCCCGCTGGGGGACCCGATCGCGCGGCTTGCCCAGCATCTGCGCTTGATCGGGGCATGGTCCGAGGAGGAGCACCGGAAGGCGCAGTCGGAACTCGAAAGCGAGGTGAGCGCGGCGGTGAAGGAGGCGGAGCGCTACGGGTCGCTGGTCGACGGACATATGTTCGGGGCGGCGGCGATGTTCGAGGACGTCTACCAGACCATGCCGCCGCATCTGCAGGAACAGCGGAGGCAACTTGCGCGGTTCCAGAAAGGATGA